AGAGTCCGCCGATGGAAGTGGCTCCCATTTTCAGCATCAGGTACATCAGTATAAGAGCCATGAAAAAGTCCGGTATAGAGAGTCCGATGAAACCGATGACGGTCAGGGTATAATCGCCCGGGGAGTAAGGGTGCAAGGCCGAGTAGATTCCCATGGGGACGGCAAGAAGCCACTGGAAGACGATCGCTCCCAGAGCGACGAAGATGGTCCAGCCCATTCTCTCCCATATAAGTTCGCCCACCGGTCTTTGAAAGGCGAAGGAATATCCGAAATCCCCTCTGGTGACGATCCCCTTGATCCAGTTCCAGTATCTCACGTAGGCCGGTTCGTCAAGTCCCAGGTTCTTTCTGAGCAGCTCGATCTGTGCCGGCGAGATTCTGGGGTTGTCGAGATACTGGCTGACGAAATCCCCCGGCTGAAGCTCCGTTATCACGAAACATATGACCGATATAAAAAACATCATCGGTATCATTATGAGTAAGCGCCTCACTATGAAAGACCACATAGCCTTCCTCCGTTAAAGAAAACGCGGGAGGAGGCTCCTCCTCCCGCAGTGTTTAAAAATTACTTCTTAAATACCGTCCAGGACGCGTAAGAGAGTAGTCCTTCCGCGTTCTGCTCGACATTTCCAAGAGCTTTGTTCGCGGCGTAAAGATTCATGCCTTTACAGACGAAGATAACGGGCAGATACTCGGCGTAAATCTCTTGCCACTCGTCGTAGAAGGTCTTTCTGATTGCCGGATCCATGGCGACCTGTCCCTTTTCGAAGAGGTCGTAAACTCTCTTTTCCCAGTCCAGCATGTTATCGAAGATGGCCGTGTTCGTTTCTGGGTCCCTGGTGGTTCTGTGCCAGTAATAAAGCTGGGTGCCGGGCTGCCAGATAGCCTTTCTAAGTTGTGGGTCCGGCTGGTTTCCAAAGGCTCTTATACCTGCCTCGAAGGAGCCGGCGCCGAACATCTGGCCAGTGAGCGAGCTATCGAGTATCTGAAGGTTAACCTTTACGCCTATGCTTAGAAGGTCTTGGGAGAAGATGTAGGCGATGTCTTGATAATCCTGCGGGGAGTTCTGAACCGTGAGGACGAATTCGAACTTGCTCCCGTCGGGGAATTCCCTCAATCCGTCGCCGTTGACGTCCTTCAAGCCGAGGCTATCGAGTATCTCGGCAGCCTTCGCAAGATCGAAAGGCCTGCGGATCTCTTCGATCTTCGGATTGTAGAAGGCTTTGTTTGAAGGCAGTACAGGAACGCCACCGAGAACTGCCAGTCCGTTGTAAACTTCGTCGATTATTCTCTCTCTGTCGAGAGCGTACTCCATCGCCTGGCGGAATTCGGTCTTCATGAAGAGTTCTTTCAGCTTCGGGTTTGCCGCATCGAAATTGAAGGCGATGTGCACCGGACTCGGTGTCGGCTGGGTCGGTTCGGCAAGGAATACCTTGAACGGGCCGCCGGCAAGCTCCCTTTCTTTGAGAATCGGGAAATCCGCGCCGGATACGGCCATATAATCGAGTTCTCCTGCCATGAACTTGGCCAGCCTTACCTGAGCGTCGCTGACAATCAGATATTCTACTCTGTCAACGTAAGGCAGTTTGTTTCCAAAAACATCGACTTTCCAATAGTTCGGGTTCCTTGTCATTACTACTTTCTGATCGACTATGTACTCGGATAGTATGAACGGACCGTTGGCCGGGATTTCACTCGGCGGTGTGTTTGTCAGCCAGACATCGTTGACGGAGTCCGGTCTGCTTTTGTCGATTTTGCTATCGAGCGCGTGAGAGGGATAAATATAGGCGTGCGACAGAACCGTGAAGAAAGCGGCGTAAGGCGCCGGGAGTATGGCCTTTACGGTCTTGTCGTCTATCTTCACCCATTCGATCGGCTGCGATTCTATGGTGAAGCGGTCAACGGAGTTTCCCCTTGCGACTGGGTTCATTATGAAGTACTTGAAAGTGAAGATGACGTCGTCGGCCACCAGCGGTGCGCCGTCTGACCAATTGACGTCTCTGAGGTGGAAAATGACTTCTTTGTTGTTCTCCGAGACTTCCCAGGACTCGGCGAGTGCCGGCCTTATGGCCGATGTCACAGGGTGAGCTTCAACAAGTCCTGTGAGCATCTGACCGGCAACGGTGTAGGCGTTGTTGTCCAGAGTGCCGTAGAAGTTGAACGACTGCGGAGCCCCCGTTAGCGCCAGGTAAAGCGTTCCGCCCATTTTCGGGTTCTTGTCCGGCGTGAGAAGCGTGTCCTCAACGAAGGGAGCCGCAAAAACCATTACAGCGCAGAGCGATACGAGAATCACCAAAAAAATACGTTTCACACTAAAACCTCCTTTGTATAAACTCTCCCGTCTGGGAGATCATGGTAAAGCTAACTTGCCCAGAATAACTCTTTGTTTCGCACCGGTTACCGATGGAACGTTCGCTCCAACCCCGTTCAAAAACTCCTGGGCGAGGACGGCCATTCCCATGGCTTC
This portion of the Mesotoga infera genome encodes:
- a CDS encoding ABC transporter permease; amino-acid sequence: MWSFIVRRLLIMIPMMFFISVICFVITELQPGDFVSQYLDNPRISPAQIELLRKNLGLDEPAYVRYWNWIKGIVTRGDFGYSFAFQRPVGELIWERMGWTIFVALGAIVFQWLLAVPMGIYSALHPYSPGDYTLTVIGFIGLSIPDFFMALILMYLMLKMGATSIGGLFSPQFVGAPFSFAKLIDLFKHLWVPLVVVGMSGLAGLMRVMRGNMLDIVSSPFITSLRAHGLDEKTVKRHAIKNALNPMVSIAGTELPNVFSGTIITAIVLNLPTMGPFFYNALLNHDQYLVMSFLMFIAIITQIGNLLADIALAVLDPRIRMS
- a CDS encoding ABC transporter substrate-binding protein; amino-acid sequence: MKRIFLVILVSLCAVMVFAAPFVEDTLLTPDKNPKMGGTLYLALTGAPQSFNFYGTLDNNAYTVAGQMLTGLVEAHPVTSAIRPALAESWEVSENNKEVIFHLRDVNWSDGAPLVADDVIFTFKYFIMNPVARGNSVDRFTIESQPIEWVKIDDKTVKAILPAPYAAFFTVLSHAYIYPSHALDSKIDKSRPDSVNDVWLTNTPPSEIPANGPFILSEYIVDQKVVMTRNPNYWKVDVFGNKLPYVDRVEYLIVSDAQVRLAKFMAGELDYMAVSGADFPILKERELAGGPFKVFLAEPTQPTPSPVHIAFNFDAANPKLKELFMKTEFRQAMEYALDRERIIDEVYNGLAVLGGVPVLPSNKAFYNPKIEEIRRPFDLAKAAEILDSLGLKDVNGDGLREFPDGSKFEFVLTVQNSPQDYQDIAYIFSQDLLSIGVKVNLQILDSSLTGQMFGAGSFEAGIRAFGNQPDPQLRKAIWQPGTQLYYWHRTTRDPETNTAIFDNMLDWEKRVYDLFEKGQVAMDPAIRKTFYDEWQEIYAEYLPVIFVCKGMNLYAANKALGNVEQNAEGLLSYASWTVFKK